The Actinomycetota bacterium genome includes a region encoding these proteins:
- the nuoE gene encoding NADH-quinone oxidoreductase subunit NuoE — MPEKEKYKFKTLRQILDKHGDDAGSLIPILQEAQNAYGYLSQEILDQISRETRIPLSQIYGVVTFYAQFRLHAHGEHVIRVCHGTACHVSGAEDISSTLSEELGIESGETTKDRKFTLETVACLGCCSLAPVIMVDEVVYGRLTPGKAREVIRR; from the coding sequence GTGCCCGAGAAGGAAAAATACAAATTTAAAACTCTTCGCCAAATTTTGGATAAGCACGGAGACGACGCTGGCTCTTTGATCCCCATTTTGCAGGAAGCTCAGAACGCCTATGGTTATCTATCCCAAGAAATTCTGGATCAAATTTCCAGGGAGACGAGAATACCCCTAAGCCAAATTTACGGAGTAGTAACCTTTTACGCGCAATTTAGACTTCATGCTCATGGGGAGCATGTTATTAGGGTTTGCCATGGTACTGCCTGTCATGTTAGTGGAGCGGAAGATATCAGTTCGACTTTGAGTGAGGAATTGGGTATCGAGAGTGGAGAGACGACGAAAGATAGAAAATTTACCCTTGAAACCGTCGCCTGTCTGGGTTGTTGTAGCTTGGCACCGGTGATTATGGTCGATGAAGTGGTCTACGGCCGCTTGACCCCTGGAAAAGCTAGGGAAGTGATCAGAAGATGA
- a CDS encoding NADH-quinone oxidoreductase subunit F produces MMGENAAPKIVVGLGSCGIAAGAREVLAAFERELKKQGVRAKLGRTGCLGLCYREVLADVITKSQGRISYGNVIPEMVPRIVEQHIINDKPVEEWIVLGDGYTTPDTDFLTRQYRIVLRNCGRIDPEAIEEYVARDGYKALEKVLREISPDDVILIIKESGLRGRGGAGFPTGLKWEFTRKAKGDRKYIICNADEGDPGAFMDRSVLEGDPHSVLEGMLIAGYAVGAQEGFIYVRAEYP; encoded by the coding sequence ATGATGGGCGAGAATGCTGCCCCCAAAATAGTGGTGGGATTGGGGAGTTGCGGTATCGCTGCGGGAGCACGTGAAGTCCTAGCAGCTTTTGAAAGGGAGCTAAAAAAGCAGGGTGTAAGGGCCAAACTTGGTCGGACGGGTTGCCTTGGTCTTTGTTACCGGGAAGTACTTGCCGATGTAATTACGAAAAGCCAAGGCAGGATTTCTTACGGCAATGTTATACCAGAGATGGTTCCCCGCATCGTTGAGCAGCATATAATCAACGATAAACCGGTCGAGGAGTGGATAGTACTCGGTGATGGATATACCACTCCGGATACCGATTTTTTGACCAGACAATACCGAATCGTTCTTCGGAATTGCGGTCGAATAGATCCAGAAGCAATCGAAGAATATGTAGCTCGCGATGGATACAAAGCTTTGGAGAAGGTACTCAGGGAAATTTCTCCCGATGATGTAATCTTGATCATAAAAGAATCGGGTTTGAGAGGTCGAGGTGGAGCGGGTTTTCCCACCGGTCTTAAGTGGGAATTTACCCGTAAGGCGAAAGGCGATAGGAAGTATATCATCTGTAATGCTGATGAAGGTGATCCCGGTGCCTTCATGGATCGAAGCGTTCTTGAAGGAGATCCTCACAGTGTGCTTGAAGGTATGCTCATTGCTGGTTATGCCGTAGGTGCCCAGGAAGGTTTCATTTATGTCCGGGCGGAATATCCA
- a CDS encoding dihydropteroate synthase: MLVIGEKINVISRKIGAAMKAKDPKPIQELAIAQANAGANMLDVNIGPATKGGPELMEWLVKTIQEVVDVPLSLDTTNPKAVEAGLKVHKGQALINSASGQKERLESMLPLAKKYDAKIIGLTMTEKGIPRDANERASIAVDIITAMAEYEVHLENLYLDPLLLPIGVAQQQTMEAIEAVRLFKQLHDPPLKTVVGLSNISNGVPAQVKPILDRTLLAMLMTVGLDAAILDPLDEELMKTLKTAQVFRNEILYCHSYLD; encoded by the coding sequence ATGCTCGTGATAGGGGAAAAGATCAATGTAATATCCAGGAAAATAGGAGCCGCCATGAAGGCCAAAGATCCAAAACCAATCCAGGAGCTGGCCATAGCTCAAGCCAATGCTGGTGCAAATATGTTAGATGTGAACATTGGACCGGCCACGAAGGGGGGACCCGAACTCATGGAGTGGCTAGTGAAAACGATTCAGGAGGTTGTGGATGTTCCCCTATCCCTGGATACCACAAACCCAAAAGCCGTGGAAGCCGGACTTAAAGTTCATAAGGGTCAAGCCCTCATAAATTCTGCTTCAGGGCAAAAGGAACGCCTCGAAAGCATGCTTCCCCTGGCTAAGAAATATGATGCAAAGATAATCGGTCTAACGATGACCGAAAAGGGGATACCCAGAGATGCCAATGAGAGGGCGAGCATCGCAGTGGATATCATAACGGCGATGGCGGAATATGAAGTCCATCTGGAAAATCTGTATTTAGATCCATTACTCTTGCCAATAGGTGTGGCTCAGCAGCAGACCATGGAAGCTATAGAGGCTGTAAGGTTATTCAAGCAGTTACACGATCCTCCCTTAAAGACCGTGGTGGGCTTGAGCAATATTTCTAATGGAGTTCCCGCCCAAGTAAAGCCAATACTGGATCGCACCTTACTGGCGATGCTCATGACCGTGGGTCTGGATGCGGCCATATTGGATCCTTTGGACGAGGAATTAATGAAGACCCTCAAGACTGCACAGGTATTTCGAAACGAGATTCTGTACTGTCATTCTTATCTGGATTAA
- the thyX gene encoding FAD-dependent thymidylate synthase codes for MPEEQLRVILLKYTPDPEETIALAGKLCYSRVGVPQLREKLSPGVKERLLKLLLEGGHHSPLEHVNFTFAIEGISRACSHQLVRHRLASYSQQSQRYVSAKDFGYIIPPEIVKDDELRAKFIEDMERFAQSYEFYVERLRAKGRTREQAQEDARFTLPNAAETKIVMTMNARELIHVSNVRLCQRAQWEIRRLFEAIKEEVAKIAPTVASYMVPKCDDKFLGYCPEGEMSCGRVKTRKP; via the coding sequence GTGCCCGAGGAGCAATTGCGCGTTATTTTATTGAAATACACACCGGACCCTGAGGAGACCATAGCCTTAGCAGGAAAGCTTTGCTATTCCCGTGTCGGTGTTCCTCAACTCAGGGAGAAGCTATCTCCTGGGGTGAAGGAAAGACTCCTCAAACTCCTTTTGGAGGGGGGTCACCATAGCCCATTAGAGCACGTCAACTTCACCTTTGCGATAGAGGGTATCTCCAGAGCTTGTAGTCATCAGTTGGTTCGTCATCGTTTGGCATCGTACAGCCAGCAATCGCAAAGATATGTGAGCGCCAAGGATTTCGGTTACATCATCCCTCCTGAGATAGTAAAAGATGATGAACTTCGAGCCAAGTTCATAGAGGATATGGAGAGATTTGCCCAGAGTTACGAGTTCTACGTTGAAAGGCTTAGGGCTAAAGGTCGCACTCGAGAGCAAGCTCAGGAGGATGCAAGATTTACCCTCCCCAATGCCGCGGAGACAAAGATCGTGATGACTATGAATGCCAGGGAATTGATTCATGTGAGCAATGTTAGGCTCTGCCAGCGTGCTCAATGGGAGATTCGCCGGCTATTTGAGGCAATAAAGGAGGAAGTGGCGAAGATTGCTCCAACTGTTGCCTCTTATATGGTGCCTAAATGCGACGACAAATTCCTCGGTTATTGCCCCGAAGGTGAGATGAGCTGTGGAAGGGTTAAAACTCGAAAACCATAA
- a CDS encoding carbon monoxide dehydrogenase accessory protein CooC has protein sequence MKIAISGKGGVGKTTIAGTLARLFADEGYKVLAIDVDPDANLASTIGIPDELAKNIVPLSAMKDLVEKRTGAKPGFPGGLFKLNPKVDDIPDKFCTEAFGVKLLVMGTVDKGGMGCICPENALLRSLMRHLLIDRDEVVIMDMEAGIEHLGRGTAESVDALLVVVEPSLRSIQTARSIKKLAEDIGIRRIFLVINKIRGGEEEAYLRENLPELPVLVSIKESPKIRLADLEGISPYDADQSLVRQLKTLKEELEIRCGTRSDRL, from the coding sequence GTGAAGATTGCCATCAGCGGTAAGGGCGGTGTTGGAAAGACCACAATTGCTGGAACTTTGGCTCGTCTTTTTGCCGATGAGGGATATAAGGTGTTGGCCATCGATGTGGATCCTGATGCCAATTTGGCCTCCACCATAGGGATACCCGATGAATTGGCAAAGAATATAGTTCCCCTTTCAGCCATGAAGGACTTGGTGGAGAAGAGAACGGGGGCGAAACCTGGATTTCCAGGCGGTTTATTCAAGCTCAACCCCAAGGTTGACGATATCCCGGACAAGTTTTGCACGGAGGCTTTTGGGGTAAAACTCCTGGTCATGGGAACTGTAGACAAAGGGGGTATGGGCTGTATCTGCCCGGAGAACGCCCTCCTTAGGAGTTTGATGAGGCATCTTCTCATCGACAGAGACGAGGTAGTGATCATGGATATGGAAGCGGGAATCGAACACTTGGGCAGGGGTACCGCCGAATCCGTTGATGCTCTGCTTGTTGTGGTGGAACCCAGTTTGAGGAGCATTCAAACCGCCAGATCCATAAAGAAGCTAGCCGAGGATATCGGGATCAGGCGAATTTTCCTGGTGATAAATAAAATACGAGGCGGGGAGGAAGAGGCTTATTTAAGGGAAAATTTGCCTGAACTTCCCGTTTTGGTTTCGATAAAAGAGAGCCCCAAGATTCGTCTCGCTGATTTGGAGGGAATATCTCCTTATGATGCAGACCAATCCCTCGTTCGACAATTGAAAACCCTAAAGGAAGAGCTGGAAATCAGGTGTGGGACAAGGTCGGATAGGTTGTAG
- a CDS encoding methylenetetrahydrofolate reductase: MKFRDILNSGEFVITAEVGPPKGTDVHEMLHAADLLKERVSAVNVTDNQSSVMRLSSLAACYLLKERDIDPIFQLTCRDRNRLALQSDLLGAAALGIENVLALTGDHPVVGDHPSSKAVFDLDSVQLLQIIHSLNEGRDMSGNELDGPTNFCPGATVTPGAIPLEPQLLKFEKKVKAGAIFFQTQAVYELEKFREFMDYARQFRVKILAGILLLKSAGMARYLNKKVPGIFVPKNLIDELEKASDPSQKGIEIAARQIQELQEICDGAHIMAIGAEEKVPKILDTAGL; the protein is encoded by the coding sequence ATGAAATTTCGGGATATATTAAATTCTGGAGAGTTTGTGATCACCGCTGAAGTTGGTCCTCCCAAGGGAACCGATGTGCATGAGATGCTTCATGCTGCGGATTTGCTAAAAGAGCGAGTCTCTGCGGTTAACGTCACGGATAATCAGAGTTCGGTCATGAGGTTGAGTTCGCTTGCCGCCTGCTATCTCCTTAAGGAAAGGGATATCGATCCTATCTTCCAATTGACTTGCCGGGATAGAAATCGCCTGGCACTTCAATCCGACTTGCTGGGTGCCGCCGCTTTGGGCATCGAAAATGTTTTGGCATTAACCGGAGACCATCCAGTGGTTGGTGATCATCCCTCGTCCAAGGCAGTTTTTGATCTTGATTCGGTACAACTTCTTCAAATCATTCATTCATTGAATGAAGGAAGGGATATGAGCGGCAATGAACTCGATGGACCAACGAATTTTTGCCCCGGGGCAACCGTTACCCCCGGTGCCATTCCACTCGAACCCCAACTTTTGAAATTTGAAAAGAAGGTAAAAGCTGGAGCCATTTTCTTCCAAACCCAAGCCGTTTATGAACTCGAAAAATTCAGGGAGTTCATGGATTATGCCCGACAATTTAGGGTTAAGATCCTAGCCGGCATTCTACTCTTAAAATCAGCCGGTATGGCTCGCTATCTCAATAAAAAAGTCCCCGGCATTTTTGTGCCCAAAAATTTAATCGATGAGCTTGAAAAAGCGTCCGACCCCTCCCAAAAGGGCATAGAGATTGCCGCGCGGCAAATCCAGGAGTTGCAGGAAATTTGCGACGGAGCCCACATCATGGCCATCGGAGCTGAGGAGAAGGTGCCCAAAATTCTCGATACCGCCGGATTATAG